Proteins encoded together in one Drosophila suzukii unplaced genomic scaffold, CBGP_Dsuzu_IsoJpt1.0 scf_12, whole genome shotgun sequence window:
- the LOC139354651 gene encoding uncharacterized protein gives MEIERDGETGSVTIGHKQYIDGLLREYGMEDCKPNATPLEVGYQSLCTVDDCPRSHQKQYQSLIGSLLYLAMTTRPDIVHSVAKLAQRCSDPHKEHEVAAKRVLRYLKGTSGLQLHYAQSGMPVHCYVDADWAGDSIDRKSFSGWAFFMAGAAFSWESKKQSIIALSSTEAELSARWVPRNSKIHPAKKAKTVPSAGKVMATVFWDSQGVIYIDYL, from the exons ATGGAAATCGAACGAGATGGAGAGACGGGCAGCGTGACGATTGGTCATAAGCAGTATATCGACGGGCTGTTACGAGAATATGGCATGGAAGACTGTAAGCCGAATGCCACACCTTTAGAGGTTGGTTATCAGAGCCTGTGTACTGTGGATGACTGCCCAAGATCTCACCAAAAGCAGTATCAATCACTTATTGGATCATTGCTGTACTTAGCCATGACCACAAGACCAGACATTGTACATTCCGTGGCAAAGTTGGCACAGAGGTGCAGTGACCCCCATAAGGAACATGAGGTGGCTGCTAAGAGAGTCCTTCGCTACCTAAAAGGAACTTCGGGCTTGCAGTTGCATTATGCTCAATCTGGTATGCCTGTTCACTGCTATGTCGATGCAGATTGGGCAGGAGACAGCATTGACCGCAAATCATTCAGCGGTTGGGCGTTCTTCATGGCTGGAGCAGCATTTTCGTGGGAGTCAAAGAAGCAGAGCATCATAGCACTCAGTAGCACGGAGGCAGA gctgtcggcgcgatgggtgccgcgAAACAGTAAAATTCACCCGGCGAAGAAGGCAaagactgtcccatcggccggaaaggtgatggccaccgttttttgggattcacaaggtgtgatctacatcgactacctgtag